In a genomic window of Wyeomyia smithii strain HCP4-BCI-WySm-NY-G18 chromosome 1, ASM2978416v1, whole genome shotgun sequence:
- the LOC129733595 gene encoding calaxin-like: MSLDLTLESGEEIRFLNRISSTVRQLLRRTHFTTRELEAILLIYYKLLKDEVGHGGRGQPRFITRQQFTTVFDTVLGMSDSVMIGRIHAALDKGASSFVTMETWALAMSLFLRGTFEEKIRYCFQVYDIQKEGIIRRDHMMLLLKNATIKHQEEDSEEAVKDLVDIILHRMDLDRDGSISFQDFSETVRRSPELLECFGQALPDRRKVYAFAITFLEKVHKF; encoded by the coding sequence atgtccCTGGATCTAACCCTCGAATCGGGCGAAGAGATTCGCTTTCTAAATAGAATCAGCAGCACCGTCCGGCAGCTGCTGCGGCGAACGCATTTTACCACCCGAGAGCTGGAGGCTATTCTGCTGATATACTACAAGCTACTGAAGGACGAAGTAGGGCATGGTGGACGTGGTCAGCCGCGATTCATCACCCGGCAGCAATTTACAACCGTGTTCGATACGGTGTTGGGAATGAGCGATAGCGTTATGATCGGCCGAATTCATGCCGCCCTGGATAAGGGTGCCAGCAGCTTCGTTACGATGGAAACCTGGGCCCTGGCAATGTCGCTTTTCCTAAGGGGGACATTCGAGGAAAAGATCCGCTACTGCTTTCAGGTGTACGATATCCAAAAAGAAGGCATCATTCGGAGGGATCACATGATGCTTCTGCTAAAGAATGCCACTATCAAGCACCAAGAAGAGGACTCGGAGGAAGCAGTTAAGGATCTAGTGGATATAATTCTACACCGCATGGATCTCGATCGGGATGGATCTATTTCATTTCAGGACTTTAGCGAGACGGTTCGGCGGTCTCCCGAGCTGCTAGAGTGCTTCGGGCAGGCTTTGCCCGATCGACGCAAGGTTTATGCTTTTGCGATaacatttttggaaaaagtGCACAAATTTTAA
- the LOC129733579 gene encoding zinc finger protein 883-like — protein sequence MKKKRSCRGLELNTPSEESNNCPQNLKMETEELEQKRERTKQKGKFPDVFDEIPASKLCCCGCRARFSTAEELKLHAASKHAVNIIPEQELGGRLQCGVCYKVLNDKKTYNNHQQIGKVNFRCRVCGDIFTARIRVCLHYERLHGPNASVSDQFRTCCGCGKKFDSNDDLKNHSDAVHLPEKPAPNEKRPFVCDVCYHNFPNDYRLYAHQSRRIKYAKVHQCTQCGKTFIGAGLLRDHEIYHSGEKAFQCKLCPMAFSNKDTFRRHVQRHRMPEDKFQCEVCDRRFKTSKNLKEHLILHTGERPLACPHCPARFVRDSCLKFHIRTHTGQKNYPCPQCGKQFPCSSDLNRHVRLFHERQRPYPCFYCPKTYPRKDYRKKHVESVHATELAQNPVPPLELAGIKRWA from the coding sequence ATGAAGAAGAAGCGCAGCTGCCGAGGTCTAGAACTGAACACCCCTTCAGAAGAATCCAACAACTGCCCACAAAACCTTAAAATGGAAACCGAAGAACTTGAACAAAAAAGGGAACGCACAAAACAGAAAGGTAAATTTCCGGATGTTTTTGATGAAATCCCTGCTAGTAAACTTTGCTGCTGTGGTTGTCGGGCCAGATTTAGCACAGCCGAAGAACTGAAGCTCCATGCTGCAAGCAAACACGCGGTTAACATCATACCCGAACAGGAGCTCGGTGGTCGTTTGCAGTGTGGCGTTTGCTACAAGGTTTTGAACGATAAAAAAACCTACAACAACCATCAGCAAATCGGTAAGGTAAACTTCCGCTGCCGAGTTTGTGGTGATATTTTCACGGCCCGAATTCGTGTTTGCTTGCACTACGAACGACTGCACGGTCCGAACGCCTCTGTGTCGGATCAGTTTCGAACGTGCTGCGGTTGTGGGAAAAAGTTTGACTCTAACGATGATTTAAAGAACCACTCGGATGCGGTGCATCTGCCGGAAAAACCGGCTCCGAATGAAAAGCGACCGTTTGTGTGTGACGTCTGCTATCACAATTTTCCCAACGATTACCGGCTGTACGCGCATCAGTCCCGACGGATCAAGTACGCAAAGGTTCATCAGTGTACGCAGTGTGGCAAGACGTTCATCGGTGCGGGTCTTCTACGGGATCACGAAATCTATCACAGCGGAGAGAAGGCTTTCCAGTGTAAGCTTTGCCCGATGGCGTTCAGCAATAAGGACACCTTTCGGAGGCACGTTCAACGGCACAGAATGCCAGAGGATAAGTTTCAGTGCGAAGTTTGCGACCGACGCTTTAAGACGAGCAAAAATCTCAAGGAACACCTGATTCTACACACTGGCGAGCGGCCACTCGCCTGTCCGCATTGTCCGGCACGCTTCGTGCGTGACAGTTGCCTGaagtttcacattcgaacccacACCGGGCAGAAAAACTATCCCTGTCCACAGTGCGGTAAACAGTTTCCCTGCAGTTCCGATCTCAATCGGCACGTGCGACTGTTCCACGAAAGGCAAAGGCCCTATCCGTGCTTTTACTGCCCCAAGACGTACCCGAGAAAGGATTACCGCAAGAAACATGTCGAGAGTGTACATGCGACCGAACTGGCGCAGAATCCGGTTCCGCCGTTGGAACTGGCCGGTATTAAACGATGGGCGTGA
- the LOC129733563 gene encoding meiosis-specific nuclear structural protein 1-like: protein MFAAPEKRHQLRQAALRRDVQTAKQHENYHRDFQQIQRNGQRSLQKRAQTADHHVRQLEAQQREETVNRETRQRQLQEEEELALRIHEANRRRINEEKLRQQLRESNQELRELESKLRAAYVAKGLAAQQAEAEARRIEERMAAQREQEELEQLRLKNMDYIKQCQEEEWKRKRELRDVLYNQMQTAQRRKQILYQEFLQEKMYLDEICKRIQEEQFEEIQRKMELQQRTRKEMEYFQEAKEIWQERQKLALAEENERIRRYLESRDAEQEEQNKRKLQSAQTRERLNEKMVAALQADYDQARKREELLQDLYAAELDERQENRIQHDLEQQMRRRIEARLGLERQMVEIACQKQTTAEEERKFKDDQLRLWAERDRIEQMTVEKRRLKLLEHRRAIQELLEDRRRRRADEIKETRQQQLQFEQDEKRRQEIIEEERIKLLKEHVTALLGFLPPGVLRESDREHIPLPKGKLG from the exons ATG TTTGCGGCACCGGAAAAGCGCCATCAGCTGCGTCAAGCGGCTCTCCGTCGGGACGTGCAAACGGCCAAACAACACGAAAACTATCATCGCGATTTTCAGCAAATCCAACGCAATGGCCAGCGGAGCTTGCAAAAGCGAGCCCAAACGGCTGACCACCATGTACGGCAACTGGAGGCACAGCAACGCGAAGAAACTGTAAATAGGGAGACCCGTCAGCGGCAACTTCAG GAAGAGGAAGAACTTGCGCTACGAATACACGAAGCCAACCGACGGCGGATCAACGAGGAGAAACTGCGGCAGCAGTTGCGCGAATCAAATCAAGAGCTTCGCGAGCTGGAATCGAAACTTCGGGCAGCCTACGTTGCGAAAGGCCTCGCGGCACAACAAGCGGAAGCAGAGGCGAGACGCATTGAAGAGCGGATGGCAGCCCAGCGGGAGCAGGAAGAGTTAGAACAACTTCGTCTGAAAAATATGGACTATATTAAGCAGTGCCAGGAGGAGGAATGGAAGCGTAAGCGCGAGCTTCGAGACGTCCTTTACAATCAAATGCAGACTGCGCAGCGTCGGAAGCAGATACTCTACCAAGAGTTCCTCCAGGAGAAAATGTATCTCGATGAAATATGCAAACGTATTCAGGAAGAACAGTTCGAGGAGATTCAACGCAAGATGGAACTGCAGCAACGAACCCGTAAAGAGATGGAATATTTTCAGGAGGCAAAAGAAATCTGGCAGGAACGGCAAAAGTTGGCACTGGCAGAGGAGAACGAGCGCATCCGGCGTTACCTGGAAAGTCGTGACGCAGAACAGGAGGAACAGAACAAGCGAAAGCTACAGAGTGCCCAAACAAGGGAGCGTCTGAACGAAAAAATGGTAGCTGCACTGCAGGCTGACTAC GATCAAGCCCGCAAACGAGAGGAACTACTGCAGGATTTGTACGCGGCCGAGCTGGACGAGCGGCAGGAGAATCGCATCCAGCACGATCTGGAACAGCAGATGCGGCGTCGCATCGAGGCCCGTCTTGGGCTCGAGCGACAGATGGTGGAAATTGCTTGCCAAAAACAAACAACTGCCGAAGAAGAACGTAAGTTCAAGGACGATCAACTGCGGCTGTGGGCCGAACGCGATAGAATCGAGCAGATGACGGTGGAAAAGCGACGTCTGAAGCTGCTGGAGCATCGTCGAGCGATCCAGGAACTGCTTGAGGACCGACGACGTCGCCGGGCGGACGAGATAAAGGAAACGAGGCAGCAGCAGTTGCAGTTCGAACAGGACGAGAAGCGTCGCCAAGAGATAATCGAAGAGGAGCGCATCAAACTACTGAAGGAGCATGTGACTGCACTGCTGGGCTTTCTTCCGCCGGGCGTGCTGAGGGAAAGCGACAGAGAGCACATTCCGCTACCGAAAGGAAAGTTGGGTTAG
- the LOC129733547 gene encoding uncharacterized protein LOC129733547, whose amino-acid sequence MNQHSLKGSVSIAEKTIRVEEECGVPPECLDKIGMFRDCNSKEYIKKKFPTEKWIDQLAFSAWLCHEGLDIKLHNEGCLMTANGNFVAKVRLENPQLITQAVDFGEAKKILLQQLRIFKVLQDDLTAERNKWQSSLVQTIESVLQQTSKNRNNLENIQLYFLLSTHSDSFNFSQLCEAINENKLISIELRSTAASFLEFEARSTTRDKVLALFHLHQSKTPSTEIIVQLRRILDENVSAHRKQLLEIAPISLRKYLSSCSNDRIIFVQHKDVALLSDMTKDLNKKMFEEPLTDLADRWIDSVEKLTVSTLHSVEGIMNTTFYLLAKSLQELIAEITNKTDHRAEDLLTSTSCGWHSINKITWKSENVSTKCLEREYFFIFELLKHFDLNYDSEKQSFKYTVERFGKRKQHLTCQQLARSLELVLSDENKPTKITDEKYIWYCLLDDVLFHTMPAEYEFDCFETFFEGYVSFMIGAGIDQMEMLRVVTHSTTRFMVQTMSFLVQKDCSTIDHQILQQQLTHINAKSIQSTVTSNGFRNLVKEFEIYWKHREGIVTEITSKICLPEMASLKRVLLEIVLVALDKTVAAEVLECFFRSYFELLIILNNVRFDWYVKAFPNVSMTTLEDLKLIELVDSKWTITGHKTYRVIAVEKFVNAASFFFESYPLPKHYVIEVLLTMLSCVKNQLTKVQCKSGRKLSEEEQFCTSSELLDAAKKSCVYLRKQPDYKSFELFLNELIEPFTIAI is encoded by the coding sequence ATGAACCAGCATTCTTTGAAAGGTTCAGTTTCAATTGCTGAAAAGACAATTAGAGTAGAAGAAGAGTGCGGAGTGCCACCTGAGTGTCTTGATAAAATCGGAATGTTTCGCGACTGTAATAGTAAAGAGTACATCAAGAAGAAGTTCCCAACGGAAAAATGGATCGATCAATTGGCTTTCTCCGCATGGCTATGCCATGAAGGTTTGGATATCAAATTGCACAACGAAGGCTGTCTGATGACGGCGAATGGAAACTTCGTGGCCAAGGTACGTCTTGAGAATCCACAGCTAATCACTCAAGCTGTCGATTTTGGCGAGGCAAAAAAGATTTTACTTCAGCAATTACGGATTTTCAAAGTCCTACAGGATGATCTGACGGCAGAACGAAATAAATGGCAGTCTTCGCTAGTGCAGACAATCGAAAGTGTCTTACAACAAACGTCGAAGAACAGAAACAATTTAGAGAATATTCAATTGTATTTTTTATTAAGCACCCATTCTGACAGTTTCAATTTCAGCCAACTTTGCGAAGcaataaacgaaaacaaattaATAAGTATAGAATTGCGGTCTACGGCCGCATCATTTCTGGAGTTCGAAGCTCGTAGTACTACAAGAGATAAGGTATTAGCTCTGTTCCACCTTCATCAGTCGAAAACACCCAGTACAGAAATAATCGTCCAATTGCGTAGAATTCTAGATGAAAACGTTTCTGCCCACAGGAAGCAACTTTTGGAAATAGCGCCGATCAGTTTACGAAAGTATCTCAGCAGTTGTAGCAACGATCGAATTATTTTTGTCCAACACAAAGATGTTGCCTTACTCTCTGACATGACCAAAGATCTGAACAAAAAGATGTTTGAGGAACCATTGACTGACCTTGCCGATCGATGGATTGATTCAGTGGAAAAGTTAACAGTCTCAACACTGCATTCCGTTGAAGGTATAATGAATACGACTTTTTATCTGTTGGCAAAAAGTTTGCAAGAATTGATTGCCGAAATCACTAACAAAACAGACCACAGAGCGGAAGATCTCCTCACTAGCACCAGTTGTGGATGGCATTCGATAAACAAGATTACTTGGAAGTCTGAAAATGTTTCCACGAAATGTTTGGAACGGGAATATTTCTTCATCTTCGAGCTCTTGAAGCATTTCGATCTGAATTATGATAGTGAAAAGCAATCCTTCAAGTACACCGTTGAGCGATTTGGAAAACGAAAACAGCATTTAACGTGCCAGCAACTGGCGAGATCTTTAGAACTAGTTTTAAGCGATGAAAACAAGCCtacaaaaataactgatgaAAAGTACATTTGGTATTGTCTACTGGATGACGTTCTTTTCCATACTATGCCAGCAGAATATGAATTCGATTGCTTCGAAACATTCTTCGAGGGATATGTAAGTTTTATGATTGGGGCTGGTATTGATCAGATGGAAATGCTTCGTGTTGTTACACACAGTACAACTCGTTTTATGGTACAAACTATGAGCTTCTTGGTACAGAAAGACTGCTCCACAATTGACCACCAGATTTTGCAACAACAGCTTACCCACATAAATGCTAAATCCATTCAATCCACTGTCACTTCAaacggttttcgaaatttggtAAAGGAATTCGAAATCTATTGGAAACATAGAGAAGGTATTGTAACTGaaattacttctaaaatttgtcTTCCGGAGATGGCATCACTGAAGAGAGTTTTGCTGGAAATTGTTTTGGTTGCGTTGGACAAAACTGTAGCTGCAGAAGTTTTGGAATGTTTTTTCAGATCATACTTTGAGCTGTTGATAATTTTAAACAATGTTCGATTCGATTGGTATGTTAAAGCTTTTCCCAACGTTAGCATGACTACGTTAGAGGACCTAAAACTGATTGAGCTGGTCGATAGCAAATGGACCATAACAGGGCATAAAACTTATCGCGTCATTGCAGTGGAAAAATTTGTCAATGCGGcatcattttttttcgaaagttaTCCACTCCCAAAGCATTACGTTATCGAAGTTCTACTAACCATGCTATCGTGTGTTAAAAATCAGCTAACGAAAGTTCAGTGTAAATCAGGTCGAAAACTATCCGAAGAGGAACAATTCTGTACGTCTAGCGAGCTTCTTGATGCCGCGAAAAAGTCTTGCGTGTATCTCAGGAAACAACCTGATTATAAATCGTTTGAATTATTTCTGAATGAACTGATCGAACCATTCACAATTGCCATTTAA